AACGTATGAAAAAATTAGGGAAATTATCTATTGTACCAGGAATCTTCGGAATAAATGAAATGGTTATCTTCGGACTTCCAGTTGTGTTGAATCCAATTATTGCAATACCATTTTTATTGGTACCGCTTGTTAATACAATTTTGGCAACAGCTGCTACTTTATTGCATATTATACCTCGTACAACAGGAGTTTTATTACCTTGGACAACACCAATGTTCTTTTCAGGATGGTTGGCTACAGGAAGTGTAATTGCAGGTATTTTCCAAATAATATTGGTTATAATTGGATGCCTTATTTACTATCCATTTTTCAAAGTATTGGATAATCAGTATCTGGAAGAAGAAACAAAACCTATAGAAAAAAATGAAAAAGATGATTTAGAAGACATTTCACTTGATGATATATCATTCTAATAAAATAAATTTATGTTGAATAAGGCTGTTTCAAAATTAATTATAAAATTTGATTTTGGGGCAGTTTTATTCGTTATTGAAGACTATTTAAGAGAAAAAAGTATTATTGTTAATAAATATGAGAAAAAATGAAAGCAGAATTTTGACAGAAAAGAGGAAAGACAATGAAAATAGTTTTATTTTTTGATCAGATTCAATCTGGAACAGGCGGAAAAGAAGGAGCTAATGTAGAACTTGCACTGGAAAAAGGTGGAATGGGTTCATACATGATGTTTTCAGAATATATAAAAAATATAGGTGGAACAGTGCTTGCAACAACATATTGCAGCGATAGTTATTTTAAGGGAAATCAGGAACTTGTACTTGAAAAAATGATAGGACTTCTAAATAAAGTTAAGGCGGATATTCTTTTGTGCGGGCCGTGCTTTAACTATTACAACTATGCAGAAATGTCCTCCATTTTAGCAGAACACGTAAAAAAGAAAACAGACTGTAAACCTGTAGTTGTATGTTCAGAAGAAAATAAGGAAATAATAGATAAATATAAAAATAATCTGGTAATGATAAAAATGCCAAAAAAAGGTGGAGTAGGATTACGTGAATCACTGCAGAATATGGCAAAAGTAATTAAAAAAGTTTATGATGGAGAAGATTTATCTGAAGTAAATGATTACATATATAAATAAAGGAAATGGAGTAGGTATGAGACTAAAGGAATTATGTCAATTAAGGGGAGTTTCAGGGGATGAAAAGGAAGTACATGATTTTTTATATGATGAATATAAAAAAAGAAATCTTTCAATAATAAAGGACAGACTAGGGTCGGTTTTTGGCATTAAGAAAGGAAATGATTCGTCATATAAAATAATGATAAGTTCAAACATGGATGAAAGTGGAGGAATGATTTCAGACATCAGAGAAGATGGGCTGATGGAATTTTTAACAATAGGACTTTATGAAAAAAGTCTGTTTGAAGAGAGAACAGTAAAAGTGCTTAACAGAAGACATGAAGAATATACAGGATTTATAGTAAAAAATGAAAATGAACTTTTACTTGATACAGGATATGGAAGTAAAGAGGAAGTTTTAAAAGCAAGAATTCAGATTGGAGATATTTTTTTACTTGATGTTCCAACTTTATGCCTTTCGGAAGGAGAAATACTTTCTAAAAATCTTTCTAACAGGGCAGGGCTTGAAGTTGGTCTTACAGTTCTGGATAAACTGGAAGAAGGTAGGGAAAATCTTTTATTTGATGTGGCAGTAGGCGGAATATCCCATTCAGTAACAGGTCAGCGTGGAGCAATAACGGCAACGACTGCTGTAAAACCTGATATAGCAATTGTCATTGATGCAGCATATGTAAAAGAACCCAAAGAAAATGCCATATATATTCGTAGTTTTGATAAGTCAATGCTTCCAAATCAAATGTTAAAACAGGAATTTTATGAAGCTGCACAGAAAAAAGGATATATTCCTGAAGGACATGTTCAACTGGAAGCAACAGACGGTTCTTTTATCCATAAGTCATTGGAGGGAACTCCGACAGTTGTACTTGTACTGCCTTTAAAACATAGACAGGCTCTTTTAAATTCGTTAAAAGTAAAGCACATAAATAATCTTAGTGATGTAATCATAGAGTTTATTAAGGGACTGACTGCTGAAAAAATAGAAAAATTCGGATTTAAAGGGTGAGAAAAATGAATTTTGATATAAGATGGAAAGT
The window above is part of the Leptotrichia trevisanii DSM 22070 genome. Proteins encoded here:
- a CDS encoding GrdB-related putative oxidoreductase, with the translated sequence MKIVLFFDQIQSGTGGKEGANVELALEKGGMGSYMMFSEYIKNIGGTVLATTYCSDSYFKGNQELVLEKMIGLLNKVKADILLCGPCFNYYNYAEMSSILAEHVKKKTDCKPVVVCSEENKEIIDKYKNNLVMIKMPKKGGVGLRESLQNMAKVIKKVYDGEDLSEVNDYIYK